The following proteins are co-located in the Dermochelys coriacea isolate rDerCor1 chromosome 4, rDerCor1.pri.v4, whole genome shotgun sequence genome:
- the LOC119854558 gene encoding LOW QUALITY PROTEIN: interferon tau-2-like (The sequence of the model RefSeq protein was modified relative to this genomic sequence to represent the inferred CDS: substituted 2 bases at 2 genomic stop codons) — MGSIAHDNLGALKEKECIDIIVTTRCLLYVCLVLLFCTEISPRLCTMLHFXQNKMNKESLELLQKMSRNFLSQCINERAAFKPTQDVVQLSVSQKENANVAIQEILQEIFNIFSKNLTQSAWDGTSIVRFQSGFYQQIQRLEACVTAXMEEDLTNPESEDLQITSRRVKKYFQGIDAFLKKKQYSLCAWEIICMEIPRCLY, encoded by the exons ATGGGGAGCATAGCCCATGACAATCTGGGGGCTCTG aaagaaaaggagtgtaTAGACATCATCGTGACCACTAGGTGTTTGCTGTATGTTTGCCTTGTACTGCTCTTCTGCACTGAAATCTCACCTCGGCTCTGTACCATGCTTCACTTCTAGCAGAACAAAATGAACAAAGAGAGCTTGGAGCTTCTGCAGAAAATGAGCAGAAATTTCCTCTCACAATGCATAAATGAAAGGGCAGCTTTCAAGCCCACCCAGGATGTTGTCCAACTTTCAGTGTCCCAGAAGGAGAATGCCAATGTGGCAATCCAAGAGATCCTTCAAGAGATCTTCAACATCTTTAGCAAAAACCTCACCCAAAGTGCCTGGGATGGGACTTCCATAGTCAGGTTCCAAAGTGGATTTTACCAGCAAATTCAGCGGCTGGAGGCATGTGTGACAGCATAGATGGAGGAGGATTTAACCAACCCAGAAAGTGAGGACCTCCAGATCACCAGTCGGagagtgaaaaaatactttcaggGAATAGATGCTTTCTTGAAAAAAAAGCAATACAGCCTGTGTGCCTGGGAGATCATTTGCATGGAAATACCCAGATGTTTGTACTGA